The following proteins come from a genomic window of Corynebacterium falsenii:
- the tpiA gene encoding triose-phosphate isomerase, with protein sequence MAARTPLIAGNWKMNLNHLEALQVVQKFAFALPKDYYDKVDVAFIPPFTDIRSVQTLVDGDKLQITYGAQDVSEHESGAYTGEVSGPMLAKLGCTWVVVGHSERREYHNEDNQTVANKAKAALAHDMKPIVCVGEPLEVREAGEHVDYVVTQTRESLAGIDAAELSNVVIAYEPVWAIGTGKTASAEDAQEVCAAIRKLVAELSGEDVAAGLRILYGGSVKTDSVAEIVSQPDVDGGLVGGASLDGEDFARLVAAAANAS encoded by the coding sequence ATGGCTGCACGCACACCGCTTATCGCTGGCAACTGGAAGATGAACCTCAACCACCTCGAGGCCCTCCAGGTAGTCCAGAAGTTCGCCTTCGCCCTGCCCAAGGACTACTACGACAAGGTAGACGTAGCGTTTATCCCGCCGTTCACCGACATCCGCTCTGTCCAAACCCTGGTGGACGGCGACAAGCTCCAGATCACCTACGGTGCTCAGGACGTCTCCGAGCACGAGTCCGGCGCCTACACCGGTGAGGTCTCCGGCCCCATGCTCGCCAAGCTGGGCTGCACCTGGGTAGTCGTGGGACACTCCGAGCGCCGCGAGTACCACAACGAGGACAACCAAACGGTCGCCAACAAGGCCAAGGCCGCACTGGCTCACGATATGAAGCCCATCGTGTGCGTCGGTGAGCCCCTCGAAGTTCGTGAGGCTGGCGAGCACGTGGACTACGTAGTCACCCAGACTCGCGAGTCCCTGGCGGGCATCGACGCCGCCGAGCTGTCCAACGTGGTCATCGCCTACGAACCGGTCTGGGCCATCGGCACCGGCAAGACCGCCTCGGCGGAGGATGCCCAAGAGGTCTGCGCGGCCATCCGCAAGCTCGTGGCCGAGCTCAGCGGAGAGGACGTCGCGGCTGGTCTGCGCATCCTCTACGGTGGCTCCGTGAAGACAGACTCCGTTGCCGAGATCGTCTCCCAGCCCGACGTTGACGGTGGACTCGTCGGCGGCGCCTCCCTGGACGGCGAAGACTTCGCCCGCCTTGTCGCGGCAGCGGCAAACGCGTCCTAG
- a CDS encoding phosphoglycerate kinase, whose translation MAVKTVQDLINEGVEGRHVLVRADLNVPLSDGEITDPGRIDASVPTLKKLIEAGARVIVSAHLGRPKGEVKDEFSLAPVAEALSERLDQWVPLASDVTGEDAHERANGLNDGDILLLENVRFDPRETSKDEAERAEFASELAALTGDNGAFVSDGFGVVHRKQASVYDVAKKLPHYAGGLVETELEVLRKISDNPEHPYAVVLGGSKVSDKLGVIEALAPKVDNLIIGGGMCFTFLAAQGYEVGGSLLQEDMIDTCKDLLDRFGDVIVLPTDVEVAERFDKEADHRTVDLKSIPAGWMGLDVGPESVKAFSEILNKSKTIFWNGPMGVFEFPNFAAGTKGVAEAIIAATSDGAYSVVGGGDSAAAVRTLGLNEDGFTHISTGGGASLEFLEGKELPGVAVLED comes from the coding sequence ATGGCAGTGAAAACCGTCCAAGATCTGATCAATGAAGGCGTCGAAGGCCGCCACGTTCTCGTGCGCGCGGACCTCAACGTCCCGCTCTCCGACGGAGAAATTACCGACCCCGGCCGCATCGACGCGTCTGTGCCCACCCTCAAGAAGCTCATCGAGGCTGGTGCCCGCGTAATCGTCTCCGCTCACCTCGGCCGCCCCAAGGGTGAGGTCAAGGACGAGTTCTCCCTCGCACCCGTTGCTGAGGCCCTCTCCGAGCGCCTGGATCAGTGGGTTCCGCTGGCATCGGACGTGACCGGCGAAGATGCCCACGAGCGCGCCAACGGCCTCAATGATGGCGACATCCTGCTGCTGGAAAATGTGCGCTTCGACCCCCGCGAGACCTCCAAGGACGAGGCCGAGCGCGCCGAGTTCGCCAGTGAGCTGGCGGCGCTGACCGGTGACAATGGAGCTTTCGTCTCCGACGGTTTCGGTGTTGTGCACCGCAAGCAGGCCTCCGTCTACGACGTTGCCAAGAAGCTCCCGCACTACGCCGGTGGCCTCGTTGAGACCGAGCTCGAAGTTCTGCGCAAGATCTCCGACAACCCCGAGCACCCCTACGCCGTGGTTCTCGGTGGATCCAAGGTGTCCGACAAGCTCGGTGTGATTGAGGCACTCGCCCCCAAGGTAGACAACCTCATCATCGGTGGCGGCATGTGCTTCACCTTCCTCGCGGCCCAGGGCTACGAGGTCGGCGGCTCCCTGCTGCAGGAAGACATGATCGACACCTGCAAGGATTTGCTCGACCGCTTCGGTGACGTCATCGTGCTTCCGACCGACGTGGAGGTCGCCGAGCGCTTCGACAAGGAAGCCGACCACCGCACCGTTGACCTCAAGTCCATCCCCGCAGGTTGGATGGGCCTGGATGTGGGACCGGAGTCCGTCAAGGCATTCTCTGAGATCCTCAACAAGTCCAAGACCATCTTCTGGAACGGCCCCATGGGCGTGTTCGAGTTCCCGAACTTCGCCGCAGGCACCAAGGGTGTCGCCGAAGCCATCATCGCTGCCACCAGTGATGGCGCCTACTCCGTGGTCGGCGGTGGCGATTCCGCCGCTGCCGTGCGCACCCTCGGCCTCAACGAAGACGGTTTCACCCACATCTCCACGGGTGGCGGTGCCTCCCTCGAGTTCCTCGAGGGCAAGGAACTGCCGGGCGTTGCAGTCCTCGAAGACTGA
- the gap gene encoding type I glyceraldehyde-3-phosphate dehydrogenase translates to MTIRVGINGFGRIGRNFFRAVKEQGADIEIVGINDLTDNKTLSVLLQNDSVMGHLDAKVEYDDESITVDGHRIAVSAERDPKNLKWGELGADIVIESTGFFTDANDAKAHIDAGAKKVIISAPGKNEDATFVMGVNHTDYDPENHNIISNASCTTNCLAPLAKVLDDEFGIVRGLMTTVHAYTGDQRLHDAPHKDLRRARAAAVNLVPTSTGAAKAVSLVLPQLKGKLDGYAVRVPVITGSLTDLTFEAEKPVTVESVNAALKKAAEGELKGIAKYSDDAPLVSTDIVGDPHSSIFDSGLTKVIDNQVKVVSWYDNEWGYSSRLVDLTTYVGERL, encoded by the coding sequence GTGACGATCCGTGTTGGCATCAACGGCTTCGGCCGTATCGGCCGCAACTTCTTCCGCGCTGTCAAGGAGCAGGGCGCGGATATCGAAATTGTCGGCATCAATGACCTCACCGACAACAAGACTCTGTCCGTGCTTCTGCAGAACGACTCCGTGATGGGTCACCTCGACGCGAAAGTTGAGTACGACGATGAGTCCATAACGGTTGATGGCCACCGCATCGCCGTCTCTGCTGAGCGCGATCCGAAGAACCTCAAGTGGGGCGAGCTCGGTGCGGACATCGTCATCGAGTCCACCGGCTTCTTCACCGACGCTAACGACGCCAAGGCTCACATCGACGCCGGCGCCAAGAAGGTCATCATCTCCGCCCCCGGCAAGAACGAGGACGCGACCTTCGTGATGGGTGTGAACCACACCGATTACGATCCCGAGAACCACAACATCATCTCCAACGCATCCTGCACCACCAACTGCCTGGCTCCGCTGGCCAAGGTGCTCGATGATGAGTTCGGCATCGTGCGTGGCCTCATGACCACCGTTCACGCATACACCGGCGATCAGCGCCTGCACGACGCACCGCACAAGGATCTGCGCCGCGCCCGCGCCGCTGCCGTGAACCTGGTTCCCACCTCCACCGGTGCAGCCAAGGCCGTGTCCCTGGTGCTCCCGCAGCTCAAGGGCAAGCTGGATGGCTACGCTGTCCGCGTTCCCGTTATCACCGGCTCCCTGACTGACCTGACCTTCGAGGCTGAGAAGCCCGTCACCGTCGAGTCCGTCAACGCCGCTCTGAAGAAGGCTGCCGAGGGTGAGCTGAAGGGCATCGCCAAGTACTCCGACGATGCTCCGCTGGTTTCCACCGACATCGTGGGCGACCCGCACTCCTCCATCTTCGACTCCGGCCTGACCAAGGTCATCGACAACCAGGTCAAGGTTGTTTCCTGGTACGACAACGAGTGGGGCTACTCCAGCCGCCTCGTCGACCTCACCACCTACGTGGGAGAGCGCCTCTAA
- the whiA gene encoding DNA-binding protein WhiA, which produces MALTADVKAELTKVDVARSDEKLAEVASLLRYTAALHLVNGSIVVEAEVDSEDTAHRVSTMIEQLFHLEAELHVVGAGNLRRSPRYILRWEDGGLELARRTELIDRAGRPVRGLPRFIIGGTKEQCVAAWRGAFLAHGYLTDPGRSSALEVTTPSNEAALALVGAARRIDVAAKTKEARGTHRVVLRDGESIGRLLLLMGATDAREDWEKQRQYRENRAKANRLANFDDANLRRSARAAAAAAIRVNRALDILGDDVPQHLAEAGRLRVEHKEASLEELGRLAEPAMTKDAVAGRIRRLLSMADKRAEELGIPDTQEAVNMELDEG; this is translated from the coding sequence GTGGCGCTAACAGCCGATGTGAAGGCCGAACTGACCAAGGTGGATGTGGCTCGGTCCGACGAGAAGCTGGCAGAGGTCGCCAGCCTGTTGCGCTACACCGCCGCACTGCACCTGGTCAACGGTTCCATCGTGGTCGAGGCCGAGGTCGACTCCGAGGACACCGCGCACCGAGTCTCCACCATGATTGAGCAGCTATTCCACTTAGAGGCAGAGCTGCACGTGGTGGGTGCCGGCAACTTGCGCCGCTCACCGCGATACATCCTGCGCTGGGAGGACGGCGGACTGGAGCTGGCCCGTCGTACCGAGCTCATCGACCGCGCTGGCCGCCCAGTCCGCGGCCTTCCTCGATTCATCATCGGTGGCACGAAGGAGCAGTGTGTAGCCGCCTGGCGAGGCGCCTTCCTGGCACACGGTTATCTCACTGATCCCGGCCGATCCTCCGCACTCGAGGTCACGACCCCCTCCAACGAGGCAGCGCTGGCTCTGGTCGGAGCGGCTCGGCGCATCGACGTCGCCGCGAAAACAAAGGAGGCTCGCGGCACACACCGCGTGGTTCTCCGAGACGGCGAATCGATTGGGCGACTCCTGTTGCTCATGGGAGCGACGGACGCCCGCGAGGATTGGGAGAAGCAACGCCAGTACCGGGAAAACCGCGCAAAGGCCAACCGCTTGGCCAACTTCGACGATGCCAATCTGCGCCGCAGCGCGCGAGCAGCGGCGGCGGCAGCAATTCGGGTAAACCGAGCGCTGGACATCTTGGGTGACGACGTACCACAGCACCTCGCGGAAGCGGGTCGGTTGCGCGTGGAGCACAAGGAGGCGTCGCTGGAGGAACTCGGGCGGCTCGCTGAACCAGCCATGACCAAGGATGCGGTGGCCGGACGAATCCGGCGCCTACTGTCCATGGCTGATAAACGTGCCGAGGAGCTGGGCATCCCCGACACCCAGGAGGCAGTGAACATGGAGCTCGACGAAGGATAG